In the genome of Salinirussus salinus, one region contains:
- a CDS encoding MFS transporter: MLAHGAVHTYELAIPIFVVAWIDQFEVISLGVAQLPVNTATVGAMVTVSYGLFGVGALPGGVLVDRLGSRRLISACLAGMGLSYLLLGLAPNMLVIGLALVVWGVAASVYHPAGLSLISKGVRERGTGLAYHGIAGNLGIGLGPLVAALMLVVVDWRTVALVLGAPALLAALYAARADFDETAAVEPVADGGQETGDADDAGGSKADAGVDSLGEFLAESKRLFAGVFVLVFVVVMCSGLYYRGVLTFLPELLRGLPGFEPVPVGSLLPGPVRELLGVSAEGSRTLSPGDYFYSGLLLMGVVGQYAGGKLSDRIPVEYGLSGAFAVLAVLAVLFVPVSSMGLGPLLLFGPVLGIFLFVVQPMYQATVAEYTPAGTRGLSYGFTYLGVFGVGALGGGIAGALLAFADPTALFLTLAGFATVGSLVGLTLARLRRRTRPTA, from the coding sequence ATGCTCGCCCACGGGGCGGTCCACACCTACGAGCTCGCCATCCCGATCTTCGTGGTCGCCTGGATCGACCAGTTCGAGGTCATCTCGCTGGGCGTCGCGCAGCTGCCGGTCAACACCGCCACCGTCGGCGCCATGGTGACCGTCAGCTACGGCCTGTTCGGCGTCGGGGCACTGCCGGGCGGGGTGCTCGTCGACCGGCTGGGCTCCCGGCGGCTGATCAGCGCCTGCCTCGCCGGGATGGGCCTGTCCTACCTGTTGCTCGGCCTCGCCCCGAACATGCTGGTCATCGGACTCGCGCTGGTGGTCTGGGGCGTCGCAGCCAGCGTCTACCACCCCGCCGGCCTCTCGCTGATCAGCAAGGGCGTCCGCGAGCGGGGCACCGGCCTGGCCTACCACGGCATCGCGGGCAACCTCGGGATCGGCCTGGGCCCGCTGGTGGCCGCGCTCATGCTCGTGGTCGTCGACTGGCGGACCGTCGCGCTCGTGCTCGGCGCGCCCGCGCTGCTGGCGGCCCTCTACGCCGCCCGCGCGGACTTCGACGAGACCGCCGCCGTTGAACCCGTGGCTGACGGGGGCCAGGAAACGGGCGACGCCGACGACGCTGGCGGATCGAAAGCCGACGCCGGCGTCGACTCGCTGGGGGAGTTTCTCGCCGAGTCGAAACGGCTGTTCGCCGGCGTGTTCGTGCTCGTGTTCGTCGTCGTCATGTGCTCGGGGCTGTACTACCGGGGCGTGCTGACATTCCTGCCCGAACTCCTGCGCGGCCTGCCCGGCTTCGAGCCGGTGCCGGTCGGCTCGCTTCTGCCCGGCCCGGTGCGCGAGCTGCTGGGGGTCTCCGCGGAGGGCTCGCGCACCCTGAGCCCGGGCGACTACTTCTACTCCGGGCTGCTGCTGATGGGTGTGGTCGGGCAGTACGCCGGCGGGAAACTCAGCGACCGGATCCCCGTCGAGTACGGGCTGTCGGGGGCGTTCGCGGTCCTCGCCGTCCTCGCAGTGCTGTTCGTCCCCGTCTCGTCGATGGGTCTGGGACCGCTGTTGCTCTTTGGCCCCGTCCTCGGTATCTTCCTCTTCGTCGTCCAGCCGATGTACCAGGCGACGGTCGCGGAGTACACTCCGGCCGGCACGCGCGGGCTCTCGTATGGCTTCACCTACCTTGGCGTGTTCGGCGTCGGCGCCCTCGGCGGCGGCATCGCCGGCGCGCTGCTGGCCTTTGCCGACCCGACCGCGCTGTTTCTGACGCTTGCCGGCTTCGCGACTGTCGGCTCGCTCGTGGGGCTGACGCTCGCGCGGCTCCGGCGCCGAACCCGACCGACGGCGTGA
- a CDS encoding cell division protein SepF: MGLMSKILGENGGARGTEDYVTLDAGDVELADVGADTLVHIADIGDKSDVVDIKDAVYDGDVVIADITRHTTQDRTMEHITDELKQVAREVGGDIVQKDDDQLIITPAGVQISRERLGR, encoded by the coding sequence ATGGGACTTATGAGCAAGATCCTCGGCGAGAACGGGGGGGCCCGCGGGACCGAGGACTACGTCACGCTCGATGCCGGGGACGTCGAACTGGCCGACGTGGGCGCGGACACGCTGGTCCACATCGCCGACATCGGCGACAAATCCGACGTCGTGGACATCAAGGACGCCGTCTACGACGGTGACGTCGTCATCGCGGACATCACCCGCCACACCACCCAGGACCGGACGATGGAACACATCACGGACGAGCTCAAGCAGGTCGCCCGCGAGGTCGGCGGCGACATCGTCCAGAAGGACGACGACCAGCTCATCATCACGCCCGCCGGCGTCCAGATCAGCCGCGAGCGTCTCGGGCGGTAG
- a CDS encoding SDR family NAD(P)-dependent oxidoreductase, which translates to MSRFSVDGRNAIVTGASQGIGKGIAERLAEAGANVAICSRAQERVDPVAEAIEEEGGTAFAMECNVRDADAVEEFVDATVEEFGGVDLLVNNAGGEFVADFEEISENGWKAIVDLNLHGTRHCTQAAGEYMRENGGGDVINISSVNGQHPCPGESHYGASKAAIIDLTETLAVEWAEEEIAVNCVAPGLIQTPGVAETLGIDADEMPPRERVDRRIGYAEDIADVVQFLASPAAAFMTGETVTVKGVPRAGNSMAEDLGLED; encoded by the coding sequence ATGTCGAGATTCAGCGTCGACGGCCGGAACGCGATCGTCACGGGGGCAAGCCAGGGGATCGGGAAGGGGATCGCCGAACGCCTCGCCGAGGCGGGCGCGAACGTCGCCATCTGCTCGCGGGCACAGGAGCGGGTCGACCCCGTCGCCGAGGCCATCGAGGAGGAGGGCGGGACCGCCTTCGCCATGGAGTGTAACGTCCGGGACGCCGACGCCGTCGAGGAGTTCGTCGACGCGACCGTCGAGGAGTTCGGCGGCGTCGACCTGCTCGTGAACAACGCCGGCGGGGAGTTCGTCGCCGACTTCGAGGAGATAAGCGAGAACGGCTGGAAGGCCATCGTCGACCTCAACCTCCACGGCACCCGCCACTGCACGCAGGCGGCCGGCGAGTACATGCGCGAGAACGGGGGCGGCGACGTCATCAACATCTCCAGCGTGAACGGCCAGCACCCCTGCCCGGGCGAGAGCCACTACGGCGCCTCGAAGGCGGCGATCATCGACCTGACCGAGACGCTGGCCGTCGAGTGGGCCGAAGAGGAGATCGCGGTCAACTGCGTCGCGCCGGGGCTGATCCAGACCCCCGGCGTCGCGGAGACGCTGGGGATCGACGCCGACGAGATGCCCCCCCGCGAGCGGGTCGACCGCCGGATCGGCTACGCCGAGGACATCGCCGACGTCGTCCAGTTCCTCGCCAGCCCCGCCGCCGCGTTCATGACCGGCGAGACGGTTACCGTCAAGGGCGTTCCCCGCGCGGGCAACTCGATGGCCGAGGACCTCGGGCTGGAGGACTGA
- a CDS encoding DUF5611 family protein, which yields MREYKMRRGEHLEDRVEDMEAFVEEYFGEVTDETEYKDGTLLVVDEPDNPVFTRVVAGAVEYGSKKDKLALDIEERPAEEVIAEGHVDAAEDAVSAKNEFLKEATGRDAKARRDSMKRDVEDDAETPDNV from the coding sequence ATGCGCGAGTACAAGATGCGGCGCGGGGAGCACCTCGAGGACCGCGTCGAGGACATGGAGGCGTTCGTCGAGGAGTACTTCGGCGAGGTGACCGACGAGACCGAGTACAAAGACGGAACGTTGCTGGTCGTCGACGAGCCCGACAACCCCGTCTTCACCCGGGTCGTCGCCGGCGCCGTCGAGTACGGCAGCAAGAAGGACAAGCTCGCGCTCGACATCGAGGAGCGCCCCGCCGAGGAGGTCATCGCCGAGGGTCACGTCGACGCCGCGGAGGACGCGGTCTCGGCGAAAAACGAGTTCCTCAAGGAGGCCACCGGTCGGGACGCCAAGGCCCGCCGGGACTCGATGAAACGCGACGTCGAGGACGACGCCGAGACCCCCGACAACGTCTGA
- a CDS encoding DUF7093 family protein: protein MSLKCSLFGHAFGDGEVEREREEQGSEVVITIRETETCTRCGAERVVSENKEVTTLETPSDIVGDDLADADGTTTAAAEEMESDPDTAGGGTDSQTGTAAAGAEGGVASGGVSGGDAGAGPSPEPGPASDPDPDEDDGVILDADDEEPDEGRAPGEWPEEGEDDTDDAGTDGPADAVPEWPEEDDDGDEEDWAPETDSETPTEVEPTSTAVTVPEGTFHCPECDFSTPVEDSSLRAGDFCPECHRGSLEHRT from the coding sequence ATGAGTCTCAAGTGTTCCCTGTTCGGGCACGCGTTCGGCGACGGCGAGGTCGAACGCGAGCGCGAGGAGCAGGGGAGCGAGGTGGTCATCACCATCCGCGAGACCGAGACGTGCACCCGGTGTGGCGCCGAGCGCGTCGTCTCAGAGAACAAGGAGGTCACGACGCTGGAGACCCCCTCGGACATCGTCGGCGACGACCTCGCGGATGCGGACGGAACGACGACAGCGGCGGCAGAGGAGATGGAATCCGACCCCGACACCGCCGGCGGCGGGACCGACAGTCAGACGGGAACGGCAGCCGCGGGCGCCGAGGGCGGAGTCGCGTCGGGCGGCGTTTCGGGCGGGGACGCGGGAGCCGGGCCGTCGCCCGAACCGGGCCCGGCGTCCGACCCGGACCCCGACGAGGACGACGGCGTCATCCTCGACGCGGACGACGAGGAGCCCGACGAGGGACGTGCGCCCGGCGAATGGCCCGAGGAAGGCGAAGACGACACCGACGACGCGGGGACGGACGGACCCGCGGACGCGGTCCCGGAGTGGCCCGAAGAGGACGACGACGGGGACGAGGAGGACTGGGCCCCGGAGACCGACAGCGAGACTCCCACGGAGGTCGAGCCGACCAGCACGGCCGTGACGGTGCCCGAGGGGACCTTCCACTGTCCGGAGTGTGACTTCTCGACGCCGGTCGAGGACTCCTCGCTGCGGGCGGGCGATTTCTGCCCGGAGTGTCACCGCGGGTCACTGGAACACCGGACCTGA
- a CDS encoding DUF6432 family protein translates to MRAKPEHRDRDGTEVAVLDALADRREEGMTVFELRSHVDEDIDTLEEALGELKDDGLIEARESDNRTVILPDEAAVGPADSEEEEPDIFDRIRDRLPF, encoded by the coding sequence ATGCGAGCGAAGCCGGAGCACCGTGACCGCGACGGGACGGAGGTGGCGGTGCTGGACGCCCTCGCCGACCGCCGCGAGGAGGGGATGACCGTCTTCGAACTCCGCTCGCACGTCGACGAGGACATCGACACCCTGGAGGAGGCGCTCGGCGAGCTCAAAGACGACGGACTCATCGAGGCCCGCGAGAGCGACAACCGGACGGTGATCCTCCCCGACGAGGCCGCCGTCGGCCCCGCCGACTCCGAGGAGGAAGAACCCGACATCTTCGACCGGATCCGCGACCGCCTCCCCTTCTAA